Proteins encoded by one window of Lepeophtheirus salmonis chromosome 3, UVic_Lsal_1.4, whole genome shotgun sequence:
- the LOC121114376 gene encoding uncharacterized protein has protein sequence MEIVRGSTINFTLIFCLLYKIIIVQGHGRLIQPPSRASMWRYGFANPKDYNDNEGFCGGLQKMIDLGGCGICGDSLDVKTPRPHEAGGKYGNGILVEEYMEGSTIPITVQVTSNHKGYFTFKMCPNNNVNKDPDQSCFDQYVLTVHPTMADYYVLPDGKARNFKLELKLPKGLICNQCILQWTYTAGNNWGVCEDGSQALGCGIQEQFRACSDVSIVPNDGSKTPLPTNSSIDPRPTPTTNIPTTVKLETTQTTKRVNESSTPIDKTTKVAPILPTTAAPESGECRPVGIWVKVAGMTEWCKMVCTSPVPFCPESHCVCA, from the exons ATGGAGATAGTTCGTGGATCAACAATCAACTTTACTTTAATCTTTTGTCTGCTTTATAAG ATCATCATTGTCCAAGGACATGGGAGACTCATTCAACCTCCTTCAAGAGCATCCATGTGGAGATATGGTTTTGCTAATCCTAAGGATTACAATGATAATGAAGGATTTTGTGGAGGACTTCAA AAAATGATTGATCTTGGAGGATGTGGCATTTGTGGAGACTCTTTAGATGTTAAAACTCCAAGACCACATGAAGCTGGAGGAAAATATGGAAACGGAATCCTTGTTGAAGAATATATGGAGGGTTCTACTATACCTATTACGGTGCAAGTAACATCAAATCATAAAGGCTACTTCACCTTCAAGATGTGTCCAAATAACAATGTTAATAAGGATCCGGACCAAAGTTGTTTTGACCA GTACGTACTAACAGTTCATCCAACAATGGCTGATTATTATGTACTTCCAGATGGAAAAGCCAGGAACTTTAAGCTAGAATTAAAACTACCCAAAGGCTTAATATGTAATCAATGTATTTTACAA tGGACATATACTGCAGGAAACAATTGGGGTGTTTGCGAGGATGGATCCCAAGCATTAGGATGTGGAATACAAGAGCAATTCCGAGCCTGCTCTGATGTATCAATTGTACCTAATGATGGATCTAAAAc GCCTCTTCCAACAAACTCTTCCATAGATCCTCGTCCAACACCAACAACTAACATTCCGACCACAGTAAAACTAGAAACTACACAGACAACAAAAAGAGTAAATGAGAGTTCTACTCCCATTGATAAGACTACAAAAGTGGCACCAATTTTACCAACTACTGCTGCCCCAGAGAGTGGAGAATGTAGGCCTGTCGGAATATGGGTTAAAGTAGCAGGAATGACTGAATGGTGTAAAATGGTCTGTACTAGTCCTGTTCCATTTTGTCCTGAATCCCATTGTGTTTGCGCATAA